The region TCCCGCGCGGCTACGCGGCGTGATCTTGGAGGAAGGCAGCCCGGCCATGCACGCGGTGATCGTGGCCAAGGCCCTGGATATCCCGGTCATTGGCCGCCTGCCCGGGGTGTTCCAGCGCATCGCGCCCTTGGATCCGGTGGTGGTCGATGCCGAGCATGGGCAGGTGTTCGTGCGCCCGGGCGAGGACGTGCGCGAGGCGGTGCTCTCGGGCGTGCTCGAACGTAACCAGCGCCGCGAGTTGTATCACCGCCTGCGCGACCTGCCGGCCGAGACCCGCGACGGCCAGCGCATCTCGCTGCGCATCAACGCCGGCTTGATGATGGACATGGAGAACCTAGCCGAAACCGGCGCCGACGGGGTGGGCTTGTACCGCACCGAGATCCCGTTCATGGCGAGACCCAGCCTCCCCTCGGTCGAGAGCCAAACCCACCTGTATCGCCGGGTCCTGGAACTGGCCGGCGACAAGCCCGTGGTCTTTCGCACCCTTGATGTCGGCGGCGACAAGCTGCTGCCTTATTGGCAGAGCCAGCCCGAGGACAACCCGGCGCTGGGCTGGCGCTCGGCTCGCATCACCCTCGACCGCCCGGCCATCTTGCGTCAGCAGTTGCGCTCTTTGTTGCGGGCCTCGGCGGGACGCGAGTTGCGGGTGATGTTCCCCATGATCGCCACCGTGGGCGAGTTCCGGCTGGCGCGGCACATCCTCGACCTGGAACTGGCGCGCGAGGCCGCCCACGGAACCCCGGCCCCCGAGCGCCTGCTGGTCGGCACCATGCTGGAGGTCCCGTCGCTGGTCTGGCAATTGCCGGCCCTGGTCCGCGAGCGCCTCGACTTTGTGTCGATCGGCTCCAACGACCTGCTTCAGTTCACCTTTGCGGCCGACCGGGGCAATCCCCGGGTGGCCGGACGCTACGACCCCTTGTCGCCGCCGGTGTTGTCCATGCTGCGCCGGGTGGTGGAGATCTGCGATGACGCTCAGGTTCCCTTGTCCCTGTGTGGGGAGATGGCCTCGCGGCCGCTGGATGCCGCCGTTTTGATCGCGCTGGGGTTCAGAACCTTGTCGGTCTCGGCGCCCAGTGTGGGCCGGGTCAAACAGGCGCTGCGCTCGGTGGATCTGGGGGTGTTGCGGCCGTATGTTCTCTCACTTTTAGACCTGCCGCACACCTCGGTGCGCGATCGTCTCAATAACTTTGGCCGGGATATTCGGCTGGCGCTCGACTGACGGGACGTGTTCGGCCCTGGATGTTTTTGCAAGAGAAAGGCTGGGGAGGCTGGGCTTCCCCAGACCCCTCGATTCCTGAGGGAAAAAATCCTTTTGCCTGCTGCACCTTAAGAGCTATCTCTATCGTAAAAATCACTTTTTACTAATTCCTTTTCCTTTTTACGTTCTCTTCTCTCACTCCCATAACATTCATCAGTTACTCTTCCCGTTTTACAGGGGTCTATTCAATTTGGCGCGGGAGTGATAGAATATTTCTTGTAATGATGGTGTAAAAATTCATCACTGCCGTGCAGGGAGGGACCGGAATGGCTCTGAGCAATGTGAAACGTCTTCAGGCCATGCGCATTGACGAGGAAACACGAACCCTCTTGCGCGAGCTTCGGCCGCTCGTCGAACCCCATATTGAAGGAATCATCGACACCGCGTTCGATGAAATCATGCGACACGAGGAAGTACGCCAAGCTTACCGTGACGTGAACATCGCCGAGGCCAAAAAGAAACAGATCAATCATTGGATCAATGTCATTTTTGGCGCCAAGTTTACCGATGATGATTTTAACGACTCGATCGAGATGGGACGAGCCCGACAGCGAATGGGGCTTGACCTGATGTGGTATTTTGTTTTTTGGGGATTTGTTCTTTCCGAACTGAACCGGCGAATTCTCCCCCAGTATCGCAAAAACCCGGAACGTCAGGCCAAGGTGGCAGCCACCATGACCCGGGTTGTGATGTTCGACCTGGAAGTCTTCAACGCAGTCTATATTGACTCCGCCAATTCGGCAGCCGCCGCCCATCTCAGCCGGGAAGCCCAGGGCTTTGAAGCGCAGGTCTCCGGGGTGGTTCGCCGGCTCAGTGACTCGGTTCAGGATCTGCAACACACCGCCCAAACCCTGAAGGACGCCGCCCAGGAAAATGTGGGCCGCTCCATCGACGCCTTGGGCGCCGTGGACGAGGCCGGCAACAGCGCCCAAACTGTCGCCGCCGCCACCGAGGAACTCGCGGCCTCGATCCAGGAAATCGGCCGGCAGGTCGCCCAATCCACCGACATGACCCAAGACGCGGTCGGCGAAGCTGAACGGGCCAACACCATGGTCCTCGGTCTCGTGGACACCGCCAACCGCATTGGGGCGGTCTTGAAGCTGATCAACAGCATTGCCAGCCAAACCAACCTGCTCGCCCTCAACGCCACCATTGAGGCCGCCCGGGCCGGCGAAGCGGGCAAGGGCTTTGCCGTGGTCGCCGGAGAGGTCAAAAACCTCGCCAACCAAACCGCCAAAGCCACCGATGAAATCTCCAGCCAGATCGCGGCGGTCCAAACCGCCACCCGAGACGCGGTCGCGGCAATTCAAGGCATCGGGGCGACCATCCAGCGCGTTAGCAGCATCGCCACGACCATTGCCGGGGCCGTTGAGGAACAGCGCGCGGCGACCCAGGAGATTGCGCGAACCGTGCAAAGCGTCGCCCATAGCACCACCAACGCAACCAACAGCATGAAAGCGGTCTCCCGACTGACGGAAAACACCGAGGGAGCGGCCGACGCGGTGAAGAACAAAATTGATGGCGTCACCAACGACACAACCACCCTCAGAAACGAAATCGAGCGCTTCTTGAGCACGATTCGCCGCTAACAGGCTGGGGAAAAGCTCAATCCTTCGGACGGTCCCCAGGAAACCAGGGGCCTGGGGGGCCGAGCCTCTCCAAGCTTCTCTTTTCCTTGCTAGGCCGACGAGAAAACAGCGCTCAAAACCCCTAAAACGACTTCTACGAGACTATTGCACCCGACAAAATCCCCTCGTAAGATCCCGATACTTTTAAGGATAAGCTCTGGTCGCGACATGGGGTCCGCTTGGCGACGGTTGTGCTCGCCCCGACCAGCTTGCCCCCTGAACGGCAGCCCGGCGTTACCGGCCTTGGCGTGACAGCCAAGGCGCTGCTCGCTTGGAGCGCGACCGCCGAACCAACGAAGCATCGGGATCAGCAGAGGGATGTCGCGTGATGGGGTTCTTGGATAAGATCACGATCAAGACCAAGTTTACAATTATTCTTGTTCTATCGGTATTCTCGCTCCTCATTACCGGGGCCACCAGCGCCTCTCTCCTGCGCGATCAGATGGTCGAGGAACGCATCGATAAGGTCAAAGATGTGGTGGCCACGATGATCAGTCAGGCGGAACGCCTGGACGCCGAGGTCGCCCAGGGCCAGCGCACGCGTCAGGACGCCCAGACCCTGGTGCTCGACACCCTAAACCGCGCGAAGTACGACGACGGAACGGGGTAGTGTGATCGACCCATGAGCGACACGGGCGTGTGGCTGGCCAATGCCGTAGCCCCCGAGAAGGTTGGGAGCAGCGTGGCAAGCCTGCGGGATGCAACGGGCCAGCCCTTGGGGGAAAAGCTGCTGGCCCTGGGCCGGCTGGGGGAAGGGACGCTGGCGTACACCTATCACAAGCCGGGATCAGACACCCCGCAGCCAAAAATCAGTTACGTTCAACGCTTTGCTCCCTGGGGGATAATTTTTATATCGGGCGTCTATCGGGACGATCTGGACCAGTCATTTTTCAAGATTCTGGGCATTATGTCAGCCCTGTCATTTGGCGTTATTCTCATGACAGGCTCTCTTCTTCTTATCCTTAGCCGAGGCATCACGCGCCCTCTTGAGTCCTTGAAAGAAAAGATGGTACGCCTTGCGCATAATGAGTGGTCTGTCACCTTGGAAGAAGCGGAGCGCCGCGACGAAATCGGCGCTATGGGACGCGCGCTCCAAGTGTTTCGCGACATGGGCATGGAACGCGAACGCCTCGCCGCCGCCGAGGCCGAGGCCTGCGCCACCCGGGAAGCCCGGGCCCGCACTTTGGAATCCCTGGCCACCGACTTTGATCGCTCGGTTTCGGTGGTCCTGACCACCGTCTCTTCGGCCGCCGGGCAACTGGAGTTTACCGCCCAGGGCATGTCGGCCAACGCCGACCAGACCAACAAACAGGCGTCCACGGTGTGCGGGGCCATCGACTGCGCGGCGAGCAGCGTGCAGACCGCAGCCACCGCCGCCGAAGAGCTAGCCACGTCGATTCAGGAAATCAGCCGTCAAATCGAACTCTCGACCCGCCTTGCCCAAGGGGCCAGCGCCGAAGCCAACCGCACCAACCAGACGGTGAAAGGATTGGCCGAAAGCTCGGGACGCATCAGCGAGGTGATCCGGCTGATCAACGATATCGCCTCCCAAACCAACCTGCTCGCCCTCAACGCCACCATCGAGGCGGCTCGGGCCGGGGACGCAGGCAAGGGCTTTGCCGTGGTGGCTGGCGAGGTCAAGACGCTGGCCAGTCAGACCGGACGGGCCACCGAGGAAATCAGCACACAGATCACGGCGGTCCAGAAGGCCTCGGAGGAGGCGGTCATGGCGATCGCCGATATTGTTGGCCGGATTGAGGACATCAACGAAATCGCCGCCGCCATTGCCGCCGCCATGGAACAGCATTCCGCCGCCACCGCCGAAATCGCCCGGAACGTGCAGCAAGCGGCGTCGGTCACGGGTGTTGTCACCGACAATATCGGCGATGTCAGTCAGGCCGCCGGTGAAACCGGACAAGCCGCCAACGAAGTTTTGCAAGCCGCCCGCCAACTGACCGGACAGGCCCACGACCTCAAAAGCGTGGTGGACCACTTCCTGACCCGGGTCCGCGCCTAAAAAGAAAGGAGGGGTCTGGGGAGGCCCGCCTCCCCAGCCTTTTCTTTTTAAAGCCTCGGCACCCCCGAAGTCGTGGAGTGCTCGAAGTGCAGAGCCTCCCCTGGACGGCAGTCGGCAAACGCATTGTGCGCAGCAGTTGCAGCCTCGGCAAAGCCCATCAAGATCAGCTTGCGCTTGCCGGGATAGGTCGCCACGTCGCCGATGGCATAGACCCCGGGCAAGCGGGTCTGACAGGTTTCCTGCGTCACCGGCACGGCAAAGCGCTCGATGCCCAGCCCCCACTCGGCCATGGCCCCAAGATCGGTGGCCAGCCCAAAGAAGGCGAGGAGCACCTGAGCCTCCAGCCGCTTTTCCTGGTCGTCGAGGTCGGCAACCACCACCGCCTCCAGCCGGCCCTCGGCGCCTTCCAGGGCCTTGAGCTGATAGGGAATGACGAGGTCAAGACGCCCTTCGGCGGCCAGGGCCTCCAGCCGGGCGGCGCTTTCCGGGGCACAGCGGAACTTGGGCCGACGATGCACGACCATGACGCGCTCGGCCACTTCGCTCAACGACAAGGCCCAGTCCACGGCCGAATCGCCGCCCCCGGCGATGACCACGCGCTGCCCCCGGAACGCCTCGCGCCGCGACACCGAGTAAAACACGCTGGTGCCCTCAAACGCCTCAAGGTGAGCCAGCGGTGGCCGGTTGGGGCCAAACGCCCCGGCGCCGGCGGCCACGATCACCGCCGCCGCCTCCAGCACCAAGCCCTTGTTGGTGGTGACCCGCCACAGGGCCGGCGTCCCTTCCAG is a window of Pararhodospirillum photometricum DSM 122 DNA encoding:
- the ptsP gene encoding phosphoenolpyruvate--protein phosphotransferase; the protein is MTLRDPNARRLLGRLRDVMAGGGSAQDRLDRVTILIAEAMGTDVCSCYVQRAGEVLELFATCGLTQTAVHHTRLRVGEGLIGEIAALARPLRVADAWAHPAFAYRPETGEEVFKSLMGVPLVRGGRVIGVLAVQNRETRDYQDIEQEALETVAMVLAELLAGSGLIPRDEVGPAVGNAVLPLRLEGTILNPGIGLGTAVYHQPEVHVTKLLGDDPESELARLRAAMTEMRESLDSMLAASAKGPSEARELLETFRMFADDAGWISRISEHVRAGLSAEAAVRKVDDEMRLRLSQVSDPYIRERLHDLEDLANRLLRHLTGERGTAAKSDLPEHVILICRTLGPAELLDYDPARLRGVILEEGSPAMHAVIVAKALDIPVIGRLPGVFQRIAPLDPVVVDAEHGQVFVRPGEDVREAVLSGVLERNQRRELYHRLRDLPAETRDGQRISLRINAGLMMDMENLAETGADGVGLYRTEIPFMARPSLPSVESQTHLYRRVLELAGDKPVVFRTLDVGGDKLLPYWQSQPEDNPALGWRSARITLDRPAILRQQLRSLLRASAGRELRVMFPMIATVGEFRLARHILDLELAREAAHGTPAPERLLVGTMLEVPSLVWQLPALVRERLDFVSIGSNDLLQFTFAADRGNPRVAGRYDPLSPPVLSMLRRVVEICDDAQVPLSLCGEMASRPLDAAVLIALGFRTLSVSAPSVGRVKQALRSVDLGVLRPYVLSLLDLPHTSVRDRLNNFGRDIRLALD
- a CDS encoding globin-coupled sensor protein, with the protein product MALSNVKRLQAMRIDEETRTLLRELRPLVEPHIEGIIDTAFDEIMRHEEVRQAYRDVNIAEAKKKQINHWINVIFGAKFTDDDFNDSIEMGRARQRMGLDLMWYFVFWGFVLSELNRRILPQYRKNPERQAKVAATMTRVVMFDLEVFNAVYIDSANSAAAAHLSREAQGFEAQVSGVVRRLSDSVQDLQHTAQTLKDAAQENVGRSIDALGAVDEAGNSAQTVAAATEELAASIQEIGRQVAQSTDMTQDAVGEAERANTMVLGLVDTANRIGAVLKLINSIASQTNLLALNATIEAARAGEAGKGFAVVAGEVKNLANQTAKATDEISSQIAAVQTATRDAVAAIQGIGATIQRVSSIATTIAGAVEEQRAATQEIARTVQSVAHSTTNATNSMKAVSRLTENTEGAADAVKNKIDGVTNDTTTLRNEIERFLSTIRR
- a CDS encoding methyl-accepting chemotaxis protein; translation: MSANADQTNKQASTVCGAIDCAASSVQTAATAAEELATSIQEISRQIELSTRLAQGASAEANRTNQTVKGLAESSGRISEVIRLINDIASQTNLLALNATIEAARAGDAGKGFAVVAGEVKTLASQTGRATEEISTQITAVQKASEEAVMAIADIVGRIEDINEIAAAIAAAMEQHSAATAEIARNVQQAASVTGVVTDNIGDVSQAAGETGQAANEVLQAARQLTGQAHDLKSVVDHFLTRVRA
- a CDS encoding NAD(P)/FAD-dependent oxidoreductase, encoding MTSSPLRTDVVVIGAGPVGLSAVFQCGMLRLRCHVVDALDGPGGQLTALYPEKPIYDIPGFAAIPAGELIERLLDQAQPFAPTYHFSQLVTGLERLEGTPALWRVTTNKGLVLEAAAVIVAAGAGAFGPNRPPLAHLEAFEGTSVFYSVSRREAFRGQRVVIAGGGDSAVDWALSLSEVAERVMVVHRRPKFRCAPESAARLEALAAEGRLDLVIPYQLKALEGAEGRLEAVVVADLDDQEKRLEAQVLLAFFGLATDLGAMAEWGLGIERFAVPVTQETCQTRLPGVYAIGDVATYPGKRKLILMGFAEAATAAHNAFADCRPGEALHFEHSTTSGVPRL